From the Brassica napus cultivar Da-Ae chromosome A8, Da-Ae, whole genome shotgun sequence genome, one window contains:
- the LOC125576881 gene encoding uncharacterized protein LOC125576881 — protein sequence MRGFNLPHKHRELRRWVQAEKFMFGCLLETRVQQGNFADCLEAALPGWAAMSNYEFNPLGRVWFCWSDKVVVTKLHSSAQVITYAIQIPETQEQFICSAVYASNCEVERRRLWWELRGTQAAYSHLDMPWIVAGDFNAILSSSEHSRRCLTSSSQMGMTQIQEAVGDCNLTDLTHSGVIFTWWNNQEADPIGKKLDRALINGSWLRSIRKRLVDLRQGDFRSRRMCDFLPTVKRVWDSTQPIHHSRTALSRFHAKLNLLKYDMRLLNKTHYGDLPARTKQALEEMCRCQNLVLQDPSPELITYRCSSESAAGLIAPVSEKEILSALHALPNDKVSGPDGFTKEFFNAAWAIVGKEFIIAVQSFFLFGFLPTGINATILSLIPKSVEAKTMKDYRPIACCNLLYKVISKVLARRLKTILPEAIEVNQTAFIKGRLLLENVLLASELVNGYHRTSNSNRSTVKFDISKAFDTVKWSFITSVLQAMGLPLQFILWIKVCISSAAFSVSVNGSLDGFFTSARGIRQGCSLSPHLYVILNNVLSKMLNKAAEEHQFGYHPQCKEVRLTHLCFADDILVFTDGSVGSLRGVLRVMEQFANISGLHINASKSSIFATGQHINPLLSEAVSLGITVGSLPVKYLGMPLTTKALTKQDYEPLIDKVRGRMLSWRNKYLSYAGRLQLIKSVITSIVNFWSQAFILPKACLDTIESMCSAFLWSGSPMQTHKAKVAWEDLCCPKEEGGLGIRKLRDSSKVFALSLIWRIFSNSSSLWVSWIQRYLLRQNSFWEVRGDGKGSWIWRKLLKLRELAYQFIRFEINDGHTAVFWHDDWLQMGRLMDIMGDVGTYYLGVERTARVSEAVLGQQWNIRGHRSRHYHALHDRIQNERVPLDEHGRDVVLWKHAENTYKPHFSSSRTWDQVRVKKNKVVWSKSVWFPQGVPRYSFIVWLAIKDRLSTGVRMRAWGIHQGCLMCGERDESRDHIFFACPFTFTVWNRLAGRLCGRRINPDWSLTLQFVTRNTLSSLDKILVQMLFQTCIYYMWKERNDRRH from the exons ATGCGGGGGTTCAACTTGCCGCACAAACACAGAGAGCTTCGCAGATGGGTACAGGCGGAGAAGTTTATGTTTGGATGCTTGTTGGAAACTAGGGTACAACAAGGAAATTTTGCTGATTGTTTGGAAGCGGCTTTACCTGGTTGGGCAGCTATGTCTAACTATGAATTCAATCCTTTAGGGAGGGTCTGGTTCTGCTGGTCTGACAAGGTTGTGGTCACTAAGCTTCATAGTAGTGCACAGGTCATTACCTATGCAATTCAGATTCCTGAGACGCAGGAGCAGTTCATATGTTCAGCGGTCTATGCATCAAACTGTGAAGTGGAAAGAAGACGGCTTTGGTGGGAACTTCGGGGAACTCAGGCCGCTTATAGCCATCTAGACATGCCTTGGATAGTGGCTGGTGATTTTAATGCGATTCTTTCTTCTAGTGAACACTCCCGGAGATGCTTAACAAGCTCTAGCCAGATGGGAATGACGCAGATTCAGGAGGCGGTGGGGGATTGCAATCTAACTGATCTTACGCATTCAGGAGTGATATTTACATGGTGGAATAATCAGGAAGCTGATCCTATTGGCAAGAAACTGGATCGGGCTCTCATCAATGGATCATGGCTTCGAAGTATCCGCAAGCGTCTTGTCGATTTGAGGCAGGGGGATTTCAGATCACGCAGGATGTGTG ACTTCCTCCCCACGGTGAAGAGAGTTTGGGACTCCACTCAACCTATACATCACTCCCGTACAGCTTTAAGTAGATTCCATGCTAAGTTAAATCTCTTAAAGTATGATATGCGGCTGCTTAATAAGACACATTATGGGGATCTTCCTGCGAGGACTAAACAAGCTCTTGAGGAGATGTGTCGCTGCCAAAACTTGGTGCTGCAGGACCCGAGTCCG GAACTGATAACCTATAGATGTTCGTCGGAGTCAGCTGCTGGTCTTATAGCTCCAGTGTCTGAAAAGGAAATCTTATCTGCATTGCATGCTTTACCCAATGATAAGGTCTCGGGGCCTGATGGATTTACCAAGGAATTTTTTAATGCTGCTTGGGCAATTGTTGGAAAGGAGTTTATCATTGCGGTGCAGTCTTTCTTTCTATTTGGCTTCTTACCCACTGGCATCAATGCAACAATTCTTTCCCTTATACCTAAATCGGTGGAAGCGAAGACCATGAAGGACTACCGACCGATTGCCTGTTGCAATTTACTATATAAGGTCATTTCTAAAGTCCTTGCTCGTCGGCTCAAGACAATCCTGCCAGAGGCCATAGAAGTTAATCAGACAGCGTTTATCAAGGGGCGCCTATTGCTTGAAAATGTCCTCCTTGCTTCAGAATTGGTAAACGGGTACCATAGGACCTCCAACTCCAACAGATCAACAGTGAAGTTTGACATCTCGAAAGCCTTTGATACCGTCAAATGGTCGTTCATCACTTCTGTTTTGCAAGCTATGGGCCTACCTCTGCAGTTTATCCTCTGGATTAAGGTTTGTATTTCATCGGCTGCTTTCTCTGTCTCCGTGAACGGCAGTCTGGATGGTTTCTTTACAAGTGCTAGGGGTATACGACAGGGATGTTCTCTGTCACCACACCTCTACGTTATCTTGAATAATGTCCTCTCTAAGATGTTAAACAAAGCTGCGGAAGAGCATCAGTTTGGTTATCATCCCCAATGTAAAGAAGTGAGACTCACTCATCTATGCTTCGCTGATGACATTCTAGTTTTCACTGATGGTTCTGTTGGTTCGCTGAGAGGAGTTCTGAGGGTGATGGAGCAGTTTGCAAATATCTCCGGTCTTCATATCAATGCCTCAAAGTCATCCATATTTGCCACAGGTCAGCACATAAACCCTTTGCTAAGTGAAGCCGTGAGTTTGGGGATAACAGTGGGAAGTTTACCAGTCAAGTACTTGGGTATGCCGCTTACTACCAAAGCTTTAACAAAGCAAGACTACGAGCCATTGATAGACAAGGTCAGAGGCAGAATGTTATCTTGGAGGAACAAGTATTTATCCTATGCGGGGAGGCTACAGTTGATCAAATCAGTCATTACAAGTATTGTAAACTTTTGGAGTCAAGCTTTTATTCTTCCTAAAGCTTGTTTGGATACAATTGAAAGCATGTGCAGCGCTTTTTTGTGGTCTGGCTCTCCAATGCAGACGCACAAAGCCAAGGTGGCTTGGGAGGATCTCTGCTGTCCTAAAGAGGAGGGTGGTCTTGGCATCAGGAAGTTGCGTGATTCATCAAAGGTCTTTGCGCTAAGTTTAATTTGGAGGATTTTTTCGAATTCAAGCTCTCTATGGGTCTCTTGGATTCAACGCTACTTACTGCGCCAGAATTCGTTTTGGGAAGTAAGGGGGGATGGAAAAGGATCTTGGATCTGGAGGAAGCTTCTCAAGTTGAGAGAGTTGGCCTATCAGTTCATCCGGTTTGAGATTAACGATGGTCACACTGCAGTTTTTTGGCATGATGACTGGTTGCAGATGGGGAGACTCATGGATATCATGGGCGATGTGGGTACGTACTACCTTGGGGTTGAGAGAACCGCTCGAGTTAGTGAAGCAGTTCTGGGTCAGCAATGGAACATCAGGGGTCACAGGAGTAGGCATTACCATGCACTTCATGACCGTATCCAGAATGAAAGGGTACCACTTGATGAACATGGTAGAGACGTGGTGCTTTGGAAGCATGCTGAGAACACATATAAACCGCACTTCTCTTCTAGTAGAACTTGGGATCAGGTACGGGTGAAGAAAAATAAGGTGGTCTGGAGCAAGAGTGTTTGGTTTCCACAGGGCGTTCCTAGATACTCTTTTATTGTTTGGCTGGCAATAAAGGATCGACTATCAACTGGAGTGCGTATGAGGGCGTGGGGCATACATCAAGGTTGCTTGATGTGTGGAGAAAGGGATGAGTCGAGGGACCATATCTTTTTTGCTTGTCCCTTTACTTTCACTGTCTGGAATAGACTTGCAGGTCGGCTGTGTGGGCGAAGGATCAATCCTGACTGGAGTCTTACTTTGCAATTTGTTACCAGAAACACTCTTAGCAGCTTGGACAAGATACTAGTCCAAATGCTGTTTCAGACATGCATCTATTACATGTGGAAGGAGAGGAACGATCGTAGACATTAG